The region AACTCAGCGAAAGCGATCCCAAAGTCCAAGCGATACTCAACGAACAAGACCAGATTCTTTCTGGTGCCGAAGGCGCGAAATTACTTTCGGTCAATATCGATACGGGTAACGTCGAAGGCAACCTTGAAATCGAATCGTTACCGACATGGGATGGCCTGGCGGGGGCTGGCGGCCGACTGTACCTGTCAACGATGGACGGCGGATTGATTTGTTTTGAAAAACGAGAACGCGTCGAGCAGTAACCCAACATTCCCTGAGGCAACGACATCCCATGAGAGAGTTTCAGCGATTAAGAGTTGGAGTCTTTACCGTAGGAATTCGCTGGTTCACACCGATGCTATTCCTTGTGGCCTTCGCTCTATCGGCGAAAGCGTGCAACATCCCGGTTTTCCGCTATGCCCTCGAACGGTGGAAAACCGATCCCGTCGAAATCGTCGTTTTTGGCAAAGGTGATCTTCCAGAATCGGATGCCCTGAAATTGAAACAATTGTCCGATCTTGCCAGCGGGCCAGACTCCAGCCTGAATGCGAAACTGATTTATGTCGACGTTACGAAACCGATCGATGCGTCTTATGAAACCTTGTGGTCAAGATTGAAGCATCAGGTTTCTGCGATGCCCTACTTGACCGTCTGCACGAAGGGAAACGGAGGACGAGGTGGAAGGTATTTCAGGAGTCCTCTTCGTGACGTTGCCCCGGAGACGATCATTCGATCAGCCGTTCGCGATGAACTAAAACGACGCCTGCTTGCCGGGCATAGCGTGGTTTGGCTGCTAATCAAATCACCCGATGCGACGAAAAACGACGCCGCGACGAAGCTGCTGCGGGACAGTTTTCGATCGTTGCAATCAAAGATTAAGCTGCCCGAAGGTATCGGACTTCCGGGATCAGAATTGTATGCGGACGTCCCTTTAGTGATGCAATTTAGTGTCTTAGAGATCGACCCAAAGAAAAACGAAGATCCCTATTTGATCGACGCGTTGACCAGCTTGGGGCCGCTACCCTGGCAAGAAGATGATCCGATAATCGTTCCCGTGTTCGGTCGCGGGCGGGCACTGGAAGTCCTTCCGGCGAGGCTTGTTGACGAATCCATGGTGAGGCAGATTACCGAATACCTAGCCGGTGCTTGCTCGTGCCAAGTTAAAGAACAAAATCCTGGGTTCGATTTGTTAATTCATTGTGAATGGGACTCAGAATTGTTCGGAGGAGTAGATAATCGACCGCCCGATCGGTCAAATATCGAAGGAACAAACCAACCACCGACCCTGGTCCCGATCCCCCCCGGTCGAAAATAGAGATCTTTAGATTGCGATGAACCGTACTTTGATTTGGATCGCGGCGTCTTTTTTTGCCCTCATCGGATTGGTCTACGCGATGAGCCGCCCCGGTGGCAGCACCGTTCCGCGACAACCCAAACTGAATGCCGACGGTAGCGAAGCATCAATCATGTTGTTCTGCGCCGCGAGCAACCGTGCCGTGATGGAAGCGATCAAAGAACGCTATGAAGACGAATGTGGCACCCGAGTCGATATCCAATACGGCCCATCGCAAACATTACTGTCGTCGATCGAGGTGGCCGGTCAAGGTGATCTATTTTTGCCAGCCGACGATAGCTATCTGGCCATGGCCGAAGAAAAGGGGTTCGTAGCCGAAACGATTCCGATTGCGAAAATGCGAGCGGTGGTTGCGGTCGCCAAAGGCAATCCAAAAGGCATCAAGTCACTCGCCGATTTGAAGCGTGATGATGTTCGCTTGGTATTGGCGAACCCGGAAACTGCGGCTATCGGCAAGGTCACCAAAGATGTCTTGTCCGCTCAATCGAAGTGGTCCGACCTTGAAGCTTCCACCGTCGCGGTCCGTGCGACCGTCAATGAAGTCGTCAGTGACATCGCCATCGGTGCTGCCGACGCGGGAATCGTATACGACGCCGTCCTTCACACCTTTGAAGACGTCGACCAAGTTGTCATCGACGATCTCAAAGAGGCCTCGTCAACGATTGCCTTAGGTGTCGTTAAAAGCACCGAGCAACCCACCACGGCCCTTCACTTCGCCCGCTATGTCACGGCACAAGACCGTGGGCTGGAGTTGTACGAGCAATACGGTTTCGGAGTCGAAGGAGGTGACCAATGGGCGGAAACCCCGGAACTGTCAGTTTTCGCCGGATCTATGCTACGCCCCGCGATCGAAGACACGATTCGAGAATTCGAAGAGCGTGAAGGAGTTAAAGTCAATCGAGTTTACAACGGCTGTGGCATTTTGGTCGCCCAGATGAAAGCCGGTCAAAAGCCCGATGCCTACTTTGCTTGCGATCTAGAATTCATGAACCAAGTCCACGACCTCTTTCCCGAGCCAGTCTCGGTCAGCAACAACGAGTTGGTCATCTTGGTCCAAAGAGGGAATCCGAAAAACATCCGCTCGTTGAAAGACCTTTCGCGCGAAGGCTTACGGGTCGGAATCGGACATGAAAAGCAGTGCGCGATGGGATGGATCACGCAAAACACGTTTCGCGAAGGTGGAGTCCAGCAAGAGATTATGCCGAACGTGACGGTCCAAACTCCGACCGGTGACATGCTCGTCAATCAATTGCAAACGGGATCGCTCGACGCCGCCGTCGCCTACCTGAGCAATGCGGCCGGTGCGGCCGATTTTTTGGATGCGATTCGAATCGAAGGCATCGAGTGCAGTACGGCAATACAACCATGGGCGGTAGCTAAGGAATCCCCCTACCCTCAATTGGCGAGCCGGCTATTTGAAAGAATCTGCAGTGTCGAATCGCAAGACACATTCAAGTCGGAAGGTTTCAGTTGGCAATTGGAGCCAGCCGGTCGATGAGTCAATCGGATTCGGCAGAGGCGACTGCTTTTTCGTCAACCACACCGACACCGTCACATCAGACAAAATCGGTCGCTGCGACGCCCGACGATGCCCCGAAATCACGTGTTCGCAAACGCAGCGATGCGCCGTTCTTTATCGTCATGAGCG is a window of Roseiconus lacunae DNA encoding:
- the modA gene encoding molybdate ABC transporter substrate-binding protein yields the protein MNRTLIWIAASFFALIGLVYAMSRPGGSTVPRQPKLNADGSEASIMLFCAASNRAVMEAIKERYEDECGTRVDIQYGPSQTLLSSIEVAGQGDLFLPADDSYLAMAEEKGFVAETIPIAKMRAVVAVAKGNPKGIKSLADLKRDDVRLVLANPETAAIGKVTKDVLSAQSKWSDLEASTVAVRATVNEVVSDIAIGAADAGIVYDAVLHTFEDVDQVVIDDLKEASSTIALGVVKSTEQPTTALHFARYVTAQDRGLELYEQYGFGVEGGDQWAETPELSVFAGSMLRPAIEDTIREFEEREGVKVNRVYNGCGILVAQMKAGQKPDAYFACDLEFMNQVHDLFPEPVSVSNNELVILVQRGNPKNIRSLKDLSREGLRVGIGHEKQCAMGWITQNTFREGGVQQEIMPNVTVQTPTGDMLVNQLQTGSLDAAVAYLSNAAGAADFLDAIRIEGIECSTAIQPWAVAKESPYPQLASRLFERICSVESQDTFKSEGFSWQLEPAGR